A region of the Vicinamibacteria bacterium genome:
GGAATCAACGTTGGCGGCCACAAGCGGGTTTCGATGGCAGAGCTTCGTTCGCTCTTCGACGAGCTCGGATTCGACGACGTCCAGTCGTTGTTGCAGAGTGGGAATGTCGTCTTTCGAGCGGACCGAACCGAGACTCCGGCCCTGGAGCAGCTCCTCGAAACGGCGGCGAAAGAACGTCTCGGCATCGAAACCGTGTTCTTCGTGCGAACCGCCGCGGAGTGGAAAACGGTCGTGGCGCGCAACCCCTTTCCGCAGGAAGCGAAAGAAGATCCGAGCCATCTTCTCGTCATGTGCCTGCACCAACGGCCGAAGGCGGCGGCGGTGAAGTCCCTCGAGGCTGCGATCCGCGGCTCGGAAGTCTTGCGGGTCTCCGGCCGAGAGGCGTATATCGTCTACCCGGACGGAGTGGGTCGGTCTCGGCTTACGAACACCCTGATCGAACGAAAGCTCGGCACGAGCGGCACCGCCCGCAACTGGAGCACAGTCGTCAAACTGGCAGCGCTCGCCAGTCCCTCATAGGTTATCGAAGCCACTCCCAGAGCAGCTCGACTGCCTTGTTCTCTCATCGACCGATGTTGGCGAC
Encoded here:
- a CDS encoding DUF1697 domain-containing protein; this encodes GINVGGHKRVSMAELRSLFDELGFDDVQSLLQSGNVVFRADRTETPALEQLLETAAKERLGIETVFFVRTAAEWKTVVARNPFPQEAKEDPSHLLVMCLHQRPKAAAVKSLEAAIRGSEVLRVSGREAYIVYPDGVGRSRLTNTLIERKLGTSGTARNWSTVVKLAALASPS